Proteins co-encoded in one Flavobacterium sp. M31R6 genomic window:
- a CDS encoding ion channel: MALFNRLNLKAKSLVNTGFGSSASSYGGRFINKDGSANAVKKGVGFLDRISWYHTMLDMSSWKFLSILLLFYITINFVFALLYFGIGIEHLNGIQTNDDVWVQFGQAYFFSAQTFTTVGYGHISPTGFYTSALSSAEALMGLLSFAIATGLFFGRFSKPSIFLKFSHHAIIAPFNEGKALMFRLAPYKNTNYIDAEVNLTLGMRIEENGVMTNKFYTLDLEYQKINSLALSWTLVHPITSESPLYGLRASDYESISGEIIVIIKTFDDMFSTTVATRTSYTFDEVIYGAKFKAMYSQSENHQSTVLDLGLLSDFDIVVID, encoded by the coding sequence ATGGCATTATTTAATCGATTGAATTTGAAAGCAAAATCTCTAGTCAATACGGGGTTTGGCTCCAGCGCATCCAGTTATGGAGGTCGTTTTATTAATAAGGATGGCTCTGCAAATGCAGTTAAAAAAGGTGTTGGATTTTTGGACAGAATCAGTTGGTACCATACCATGCTGGATATGTCTTCCTGGAAATTTCTTTCGATTCTTTTGTTGTTCTATATTACAATCAATTTTGTATTTGCGTTGCTGTATTTTGGAATCGGAATTGAGCATCTCAACGGGATTCAAACGAACGATGATGTGTGGGTGCAATTTGGGCAGGCTTATTTTTTTAGTGCACAAACGTTTACCACAGTTGGGTATGGACATATCAGTCCAACCGGATTTTACACGAGTGCCTTATCTTCTGCCGAAGCTTTGATGGGATTGTTGAGTTTTGCTATTGCCACAGGTTTGTTTTTTGGAAGATTTAGTAAACCTTCCATTTTTCTGAAATTTTCCCACCATGCTATTATTGCACCTTTTAATGAAGGAAAAGCATTGATGTTTAGGCTCGCTCCTTATAAAAATACCAATTATATTGATGCAGAAGTTAATTTGACACTTGGAATGCGAATCGAGGAGAATGGAGTGATGACGAATAAATTTTACACTTTGGATTTGGAATATCAAAAAATAAATTCGCTGGCACTGAGCTGGACATTGGTTCACCCAATAACCAGTGAAAGCCCTTTATATGGATTGAGAGCTTCGGATTATGAATCTATTTCGGGTGAAATTATAGTGATTATCAAAACATTTGATGATATGTTCAGCACAACGGTGGCGACTCGGACTTCTTATACTTTTGATGAAGTCATTTATGGAGCCAAATTTAAGGCGATGTATTCCCAAAGTGAAAATCATCAAAGTACTGTCTTGGACTTAGGTTTGTTAAGTGACTTTGATATAGTAGTTATAGATTAG
- a CDS encoding NAD-dependent deacylase: MKKKLVVLTGAGISAESGIKTFRDSDGLWEGHNVMDVATPQGWHKNPALVLDFYNQRRQQLKEVQPNLGHHILAELENDFDVYIITQNVDDLHERAGSTNIIHLHGQLLKVRSSRNENYILDWHDDLNFGDVDQQGNQLRPHIVWFGEQVPALEEAITITEQADYFAVIGTSLQVYPAAGLINFTPKKTPIYYIDPKPIKIPNLRNSLEVIPNIASEGVRILQEKLQTNL; this comes from the coding sequence ATGAAAAAGAAATTAGTGGTTCTTACCGGAGCCGGAATTAGCGCCGAAAGCGGTATCAAAACATTTCGCGATAGTGATGGATTATGGGAAGGTCATAATGTAATGGATGTTGCCACTCCCCAAGGCTGGCACAAAAACCCAGCATTGGTACTTGATTTTTATAACCAAAGACGTCAACAATTAAAAGAAGTACAGCCCAATTTAGGCCATCATATTTTGGCCGAATTGGAAAATGATTTTGACGTTTACATCATCACCCAAAATGTGGATGATTTACACGAACGTGCCGGAAGTACAAACATCATCCATTTGCATGGGCAATTATTAAAAGTTCGAAGTTCCAGAAACGAAAACTACATCTTAGATTGGCATGACGATTTAAATTTTGGAGATGTTGACCAACAGGGAAATCAACTTCGTCCCCATATTGTTTGGTTTGGTGAACAAGTTCCTGCTTTAGAAGAAGCCATCACAATAACAGAACAAGCCGATTACTTTGCAGTAATTGGCACCTCATTACAGGTTTATCCAGCAGCAGGCTTAATTAATTTTACTCCAAAAAAAACTCCAATTTATTATATCGATCCAAAACCCATAAAAATTCCTAATCTTAGAAACTCCCTTGAAGTAATTCCGAATATCGCTTCGGAAGGAGTGCGTATTTTACAAGAAAAACTACAAACTAATCTATAA
- the pepT gene encoding peptidase T — protein sequence MQNIIDRFVSYVTIDTESDASSSTTPSTAKQWDLANKLVEELKTIGLQDVTIDDKAYIMATLPSNVDHEVPTIGFISHFDTTPDFTGANVKPQIVPNYDGKDIVLNAEQNIILSPFYFKDLLQYKGQTLITTDGTTLLGADDKAGITEIVTAMEFLINNPEIKHGKIRIAFTPDEEIGRGAHHFDVQKFGAEWAYTMDGSQVGELEYENFNAAGAKIIFKGKSVHPGYAKGKMINSMLIANEFINELPKGETPQETKGYEGFFHVHHLSGSIEETVLELIIRDHNKFKFEKRKDLITKITKKFNRRFAKQFREDIVIAEIKDQYYNMKEKVLPVKHIVFIAEKAMRELGIKPLIKPIRGGTDGCQLSYKGLPCPNIFAGGHNFHGKYEYVPVESMQKAVNVIVRIAELTAKGDYLKKETVSKKR from the coding sequence ATGCAAAATATTATTGATCGCTTTGTAAGTTATGTAACTATAGACACCGAGTCAGACGCAAGTTCAAGCACCACACCCAGTACAGCCAAACAATGGGATTTAGCCAATAAATTGGTTGAAGAATTAAAGACCATCGGACTACAAGATGTCACCATTGATGACAAAGCCTACATCATGGCAACACTACCTAGCAATGTAGATCATGAAGTTCCTACAATTGGATTCATTTCGCATTTTGATACTACCCCTGATTTCACTGGCGCCAATGTAAAACCACAAATTGTTCCCAATTATGACGGTAAAGACATTGTGTTGAATGCTGAACAAAATATCATCCTCTCCCCTTTCTATTTCAAAGATTTGTTACAATATAAAGGGCAAACACTAATCACCACAGACGGAACAACGCTTCTCGGTGCCGATGACAAAGCTGGAATTACCGAAATTGTAACCGCTATGGAATTCCTGATTAATAATCCTGAAATTAAACACGGAAAAATCAGAATTGCATTTACACCCGATGAAGAAATAGGCCGCGGTGCTCATCATTTTGATGTTCAAAAATTTGGAGCAGAATGGGCCTATACGATGGACGGAAGCCAAGTAGGTGAATTGGAATATGAAAATTTCAATGCTGCGGGAGCAAAAATTATTTTCAAAGGAAAAAGTGTTCACCCTGGCTATGCCAAAGGAAAAATGATCAATTCCATGCTTATTGCCAATGAATTTATCAACGAACTGCCGAAAGGCGAAACTCCTCAGGAAACTAAAGGCTATGAAGGTTTTTTCCATGTGCACCATTTATCGGGAAGCATTGAAGAAACGGTATTGGAATTAATTATTCGTGATCATAACAAATTTAAATTTGAAAAACGCAAAGACTTAATTACCAAAATCACTAAAAAATTCAACAGGAGATTTGCCAAACAATTTAGAGAAGACATCGTAATTGCAGAAATTAAAGATCAATATTACAATATGAAAGAAAAGGTCCTTCCTGTCAAACATATTGTCTTTATTGCCGAAAAAGCGATGAGAGAACTTGGTATAAAACCGCTTATAAAACCTATTAGAGGAGGAACTGACGGATGCCAATTGTCCTATAAAGGATTGCCTTGTCCAAATATCTTTGCAGGTGGTCATAATTTTCACGGAAAATACGAATATGTTCCAGTAGAAAGCATGCAAAAGGCAGTAAACGTAATTGTAAGAATTGCCGAATTGACCGCCAAAGGCGACTATTTAAAAAAAGAAACCGTATCCAAAAAACGTTAA
- a CDS encoding carboxypeptidase-like regulatory domain-containing protein, translated as MKYFVLFLFLVTSISSVAQITEAPTKISGTIISDNTGTPLAGVNIININQVTGTTTDNKGYFELAVTQSDTLHITLLGYESLRVRVTNDWVKNKKTTIQLTQKAIPLHEVVISPYYLTGYLEIDSKLIPIKEDYRYSISGLGQGYEAGQYAPEAFGKVLGSIFNPADMLYNFFGKKPQQLKKLREMRKDDTVRNLMETRYDRETISLLLGVSQDEIADILTRCSYSEAFIKSANDLQIMDAISGCYEQYKILKKK; from the coding sequence ATGAAATATTTTGTACTTTTTTTATTTTTAGTTACCTCCATAAGTTCAGTTGCCCAAATCACTGAAGCCCCCACAAAAATCTCTGGTACCATTATCAGCGACAACACCGGTACCCCATTAGCTGGTGTAAACATCATCAACATCAATCAGGTTACAGGAACCACTACAGACAACAAAGGTTATTTTGAATTGGCTGTTACCCAAAGTGACACCCTTCACATAACTCTTCTTGGTTACGAATCATTACGTGTCCGCGTTACCAATGACTGGGTCAAAAACAAAAAAACTACCATCCAACTTACCCAAAAAGCAATTCCGCTACACGAAGTTGTGATAAGCCCATATTACCTAACTGGTTATCTTGAAATTGATTCCAAATTAATCCCAATAAAAGAAGATTATCGCTATAGTATCTCTGGCTTAGGTCAAGGTTACGAAGCAGGACAATACGCACCCGAGGCATTCGGAAAAGTATTGGGTTCCATATTCAACCCCGCAGATATGCTTTACAATTTCTTTGGCAAAAAGCCACAGCAGCTCAAAAAACTTAGAGAGATGCGAAAGGATGACACCGTAAGAAACCTTATGGAAACAAGATACGACAGAGAAACCATTTCATTATTACTGGGTGTTTCTCAAGATGAAATTGCTGATATATTAACCCGTTGCAGTTACTCCGAAGCTTTTATCAAATCCGCAAATGACCTTCAAATCATGGATGCCATAAGCGGTTGCTACGAACAGTACAAAATCTTGAAGAAAAAATAA
- a CDS encoding RNA methyltransferase, whose protein sequence is MIDLDYLNFLENIITDNRKEKFLKVLKDRTKHFTIAVEDVFQMHNASAVMRSCEVFGIQELHVIEERYGKRIDKEIAMGAQKWVDISTYDSVTNCIDTLKDKGYQIIATTPHENDCLLEDFDISKRSALFFGTERDGLSEEILQKADGFLKIPMVGFTESLNISVSAAIIIQNLTNRLRNSDVVWELTEEEILEKRLDWAKKSIKDIKRIQARYFEENPQK, encoded by the coding sequence ATGATTGATTTGGATTACCTTAATTTTCTTGAAAATATTATAACAGACAACAGGAAAGAAAAATTTTTGAAAGTTTTGAAAGACAGAACAAAACATTTTACAATTGCTGTCGAAGATGTTTTTCAAATGCATAATGCGAGTGCAGTAATGCGCAGTTGTGAGGTTTTTGGTATTCAGGAATTACATGTTATTGAAGAACGTTATGGTAAACGAATCGATAAGGAAATCGCGATGGGTGCCCAAAAATGGGTGGATATTTCTACTTATGACAGTGTTACGAATTGTATCGACACTTTGAAAGATAAAGGATATCAAATCATTGCTACTACACCGCACGAAAATGATTGTTTACTGGAGGATTTTGATATTTCCAAACGCAGTGCGTTGTTTTTTGGTACCGAAAGAGATGGATTGTCGGAAGAGATTCTTCAGAAAGCGGATGGTTTCCTTAAAATTCCGATGGTGGGGTTTACAGAGAGTTTGAACATTTCAGTTTCGGCGGCGATTATTATTCAGAATCTGACTAATCGTTTACGTAATTCCGATGTTGTTTGGGAATTGACTGAAGAAGAGATTTTGGAGAAGAGATTGGATTGGGCCAAGAAGTCAATTAAAGATATCAAGAGGATTCAAGCGAGGTATTTTGAGGAGAATCCCCAGAAATAA
- a CDS encoding SPFH domain-containing protein, translating to MSFFLTYWWIFLIVLSFLFYKFVLRVFFGMVIVPENKIGLVTKKFVLFGADKSLPDGRIIATKGEAGYQAKTLAPGLYWAMWPWQFSIDMASFTIIPEGNIGLLLSKDGAEIPTGRILAQKVNSDNFQDATMFLDNGGQKGRQSAFVTTGSYRINTHLFEVVISPQVVISENMVGIVTAMDGEPIPIGQIAGKFVDGHNNFQDFDQFLKNGGNRGLQPQVMLAGSYYINSWAVQIEQTPMTDVPIGYVGVVISYIGEDGQDVTGDTFKHGNIVSKGQRGVWMEPFGPGKYALNKYTTKLEPVPTTNLVLNWADARSESHNLDQNLSTITVRSKDGFPFNLDVSQIIHVPANEAPKVIARFGSMNNLVSQVLEPTIGNYFRNSAQESDVISFLSTRKERQESAKNHIKVVLDEYNVNAVDTLIGDIVPPESLMKTLTDRKIAEEEQKTYQTQKMAQEQRQGMEKETAIADMQKEIVKASQSVEIAQRTADATVKKAEGDATSLKLNVNAEAEATKMRANAEAEATKARAGAQAEATKLTASAEAERISKTGLAEAEKIMAIGKSTAEAYQLQVSAMGGDNFTKYKITEEIGKGKIKVIPDVLISGSNGTDGSMSGLLGLKLMEMMDTDKSKENTRKGE from the coding sequence ATGTCATTTTTTCTTACCTACTGGTGGATATTCTTAATTGTATTATCCTTTCTTTTTTACAAATTTGTTTTACGTGTTTTCTTCGGAATGGTTATCGTTCCAGAAAACAAAATCGGCTTAGTCACCAAAAAATTCGTGCTTTTTGGCGCTGATAAATCATTGCCTGACGGCAGAATTATCGCAACCAAAGGAGAAGCGGGTTATCAAGCCAAAACACTTGCTCCAGGATTGTATTGGGCGATGTGGCCATGGCAATTTTCGATAGACATGGCCTCGTTCACTATTATCCCAGAAGGAAATATCGGTTTGCTATTGAGTAAAGATGGTGCCGAAATTCCAACAGGGCGCATTCTTGCCCAAAAAGTAAACTCTGATAATTTCCAAGACGCTACAATGTTTCTTGACAATGGCGGGCAAAAAGGAAGACAATCTGCCTTTGTCACTACAGGATCTTATCGTATCAACACTCATTTATTTGAAGTAGTCATTTCTCCCCAAGTGGTCATTTCGGAAAACATGGTCGGAATTGTTACAGCCATGGATGGAGAGCCAATCCCTATTGGACAAATAGCTGGTAAATTTGTAGATGGCCACAATAACTTTCAGGATTTTGATCAATTCTTAAAAAATGGAGGAAATAGAGGTTTGCAACCACAAGTTATGCTTGCCGGTTCCTATTATATCAACTCATGGGCTGTTCAAATTGAACAAACCCCTATGACCGATGTCCCTATTGGATATGTTGGCGTTGTAATCTCTTATATTGGTGAAGATGGACAAGATGTTACTGGCGACACTTTCAAACACGGAAATATCGTTTCAAAAGGACAACGCGGTGTTTGGATGGAACCTTTTGGACCTGGGAAATATGCTCTTAACAAATATACAACCAAATTAGAACCAGTACCAACCACAAACTTGGTATTGAACTGGGCTGATGCTAGAAGTGAATCTCACAACTTAGATCAAAATCTTTCTACCATTACGGTTCGCTCCAAAGATGGTTTTCCCTTTAACCTTGATGTATCGCAAATCATTCACGTACCGGCGAACGAAGCACCAAAAGTTATTGCTCGTTTTGGAAGCATGAATAACTTGGTTTCTCAAGTATTGGAACCTACCATTGGAAATTATTTCAGAAACTCAGCTCAGGAAAGTGATGTGATTTCATTCCTTTCTACCAGAAAAGAGCGCCAAGAATCGGCTAAAAACCACATCAAAGTAGTTTTAGACGAATACAATGTTAATGCTGTTGACACCTTAATTGGAGATATTGTTCCTCCAGAATCATTGATGAAAACATTGACTGATAGAAAAATTGCCGAAGAAGAGCAAAAAACCTACCAGACTCAAAAAATGGCGCAGGAACAACGCCAAGGAATGGAAAAGGAAACTGCTATTGCCGATATGCAAAAAGAAATTGTAAAAGCTTCCCAAAGTGTTGAAATTGCGCAACGTACCGCAGATGCCACCGTTAAAAAAGCCGAAGGAGATGCCACAAGTTTGAAACTTAACGTAAATGCTGAAGCTGAGGCCACTAAAATGCGAGCCAATGCAGAAGCCGAAGCCACAAAAGCAAGAGCAGGCGCTCAAGCCGAAGCTACCAAACTTACTGCCAGTGCCGAAGCCGAAAGAATCTCTAAAACAGGTCTTGCCGAAGCCGAAAAAATTATGGCTATTGGTAAATCTACAGCCGAAGCATATCAGCTACAAGTTTCTGCAATGGGTGGTGATAACTTTACAAAATACAAAATCACGGAAGAGATTGGTAAAGGTAAAATCAAAGTCATTCCAGATGTACTTATTTCTGGAAGCAATGGTACCGACGGATCCATGAGTGGATTATTAGGCCTAAAGCTGATGGAAATGATGGATACTGATAAAAGTAAAGAAAACACTAGAAAAGGGGAATAA